The Coffea arabica cultivar ET-39 chromosome 8e, Coffea Arabica ET-39 HiFi, whole genome shotgun sequence genome window below encodes:
- the LOC113702709 gene encoding replication protein A 70 kDa DNA-binding subunit B isoform X1, whose protein sequence is MEPLPVSEIHSSLPQWTSVIQVIEASHTKTTHAARASRVYRRFVFADSHGVKVSAVAFDGNVARIEGLLVPFKKYCIGGASVEEIPKPTLPDLYRFFWIINKDTLIREVFEPDMPSLPPYFHLTPFTSFQHLADSQASITDMMGVVLYALPKRESHLDAPLVATRDYVVVDQSNMPILLTLNGDLESGAGDAISDSIASIESKPVIIAVRVRVKTDNYLSLCTKATSTILVSPRIQEAARLEHWYRSNRSALMSSVLEKHYCDPLLLLPPVSDAMLSSISDVVAPTQFPMGASWIKGRVSVDRLHRLWHLACPYCFTPNNFIETLGISCVACLKDLYVFPRASVKLVVTYGTASINVIALGYEAEKLIGFTAYQLSQAEHEGVTLNLRVADALDGRVLCCYVSRSPESVQLAGVSFTIVTSYWVGDAIPVND, encoded by the exons CCCGTGCATCGAGAGTTTATCGCCGCTTTGTTTTTGCTGATTCGCAC GGTGTAAAGGTCTCCGCTGTTGCCTTTGATGGTAATGTTGCTCGTATTGAAGGTTTACTTGTTCCTTTCAAGAAATACTGCATTGGTGGTGCTTCTGTTGAGGAAATTCCCAAACCTACTCTTCCAGATTTGTACCGCTTTTTTTGGATTATAAATAAAGATACTTTGATCAGAGAGGTTTTTGAGCCTGATATGCCGAGCCTTCCGCCTTATTTTCATCTTACGCCTTTCACCTCTTTCCAACATTTGGCTGACAGCCAAGCCTCTATAA CAGACATGATGGGAGTTGTTTTATATGCTTTGCCAAAAAGGGAGTCCCATTTAGATGCTCCTTTAGTTGCTACCAGAGACTACGTTGTTGTTGATCAGAG TAATATGCCTATTCTTTTGACGCTAAACGGTGATCTCGAGTCTGGAGCGGGAGATGCTATTTCAGATTCAATTGCCTCCATTGAATCGAAGCCAGTTATTATTGCTGTTAGAGTCAGGGTTAAGACCGACAATT ATTTGTCCCTTTGTACTAAGGCTACTTCAACCATTTTGGTTTCTCCGAGAATTCAGGAAGCCGCCCGTCTTGAACACTG GTATCGCAGCAATCGTTCTGCACTAATGTCTTCGGTTTTGGAAAAACATTACTGCGACCCCCTTCTACTACTTCCTCCTGTTAGCGACGCCATGCTGTCTTCTATTTCCGACGTTGTCGCACCAACTCAATTT CCTATGGGTGCTTCGTGGATTAAGGGCCGAGTTTCTGTTGATCGCTTGCATCGGCTCTGGCATTTGGCTTGCCCCTACTGCTTCACACCCAATAACTTTATTGAGACTCTGGGGATTTCTTGTGTTGCCTGTCTTAAGGATCTTTATGTTTTTCCTAG AGCAAGTGTTAAGTTAGTTGTTACTTATGGTACTGCTTCCATCAATGTCATTGCCTTGGGTTATGAGGCTGAGAAGCTGATAGGCTTCACTGCATACCAGCTTAGTCAAGCTGAACATGAG GGTGTTACCCTAAACCTCCGGGTTGCCGATGCGCTCGATGGAAGGGTCTTGTGCTGCTATGTTAGCCGTTCTCCTGAATCCGTTCAATTGGCCGGAGTCAGCTTTACTATTGTTACATCTTATTGGGTTGGAGATGCTATACCTGTAAATGATTAG
- the LOC113702709 gene encoding replication protein A 70 kDa DNA-binding subunit B isoform X2 — protein sequence MEPLPVSEIHSSLPQWTSVIQVIEASHTKTTHAARASRVYRRFVFADSHGVKVSAVAFDGNVARIEGLLVPFKKYCIGGASVEEIPKPTLPDLYRFFWIINKDTLIREVFEPDMPSLPPYFHLTPFTSFQHLADSQASINMMGVVLYALPKRESHLDAPLVATRDYVVVDQSNMPILLTLNGDLESGAGDAISDSIASIESKPVIIAVRVRVKTDNYLSLCTKATSTILVSPRIQEAARLEHWYRSNRSALMSSVLEKHYCDPLLLLPPVSDAMLSSISDVVAPTQFPMGASWIKGRVSVDRLHRLWHLACPYCFTPNNFIETLGISCVACLKDLYVFPRASVKLVVTYGTASINVIALGYEAEKLIGFTAYQLSQAEHEGVTLNLRVADALDGRVLCCYVSRSPESVQLAGVSFTIVTSYWVGDAIPVND from the exons CCCGTGCATCGAGAGTTTATCGCCGCTTTGTTTTTGCTGATTCGCAC GGTGTAAAGGTCTCCGCTGTTGCCTTTGATGGTAATGTTGCTCGTATTGAAGGTTTACTTGTTCCTTTCAAGAAATACTGCATTGGTGGTGCTTCTGTTGAGGAAATTCCCAAACCTACTCTTCCAGATTTGTACCGCTTTTTTTGGATTATAAATAAAGATACTTTGATCAGAGAGGTTTTTGAGCCTGATATGCCGAGCCTTCCGCCTTATTTTCATCTTACGCCTTTCACCTCTTTCCAACATTTGGCTGACAGCCAAGCCTCTATAA ACATGATGGGAGTTGTTTTATATGCTTTGCCAAAAAGGGAGTCCCATTTAGATGCTCCTTTAGTTGCTACCAGAGACTACGTTGTTGTTGATCAGAG TAATATGCCTATTCTTTTGACGCTAAACGGTGATCTCGAGTCTGGAGCGGGAGATGCTATTTCAGATTCAATTGCCTCCATTGAATCGAAGCCAGTTATTATTGCTGTTAGAGTCAGGGTTAAGACCGACAATT ATTTGTCCCTTTGTACTAAGGCTACTTCAACCATTTTGGTTTCTCCGAGAATTCAGGAAGCCGCCCGTCTTGAACACTG GTATCGCAGCAATCGTTCTGCACTAATGTCTTCGGTTTTGGAAAAACATTACTGCGACCCCCTTCTACTACTTCCTCCTGTTAGCGACGCCATGCTGTCTTCTATTTCCGACGTTGTCGCACCAACTCAATTT CCTATGGGTGCTTCGTGGATTAAGGGCCGAGTTTCTGTTGATCGCTTGCATCGGCTCTGGCATTTGGCTTGCCCCTACTGCTTCACACCCAATAACTTTATTGAGACTCTGGGGATTTCTTGTGTTGCCTGTCTTAAGGATCTTTATGTTTTTCCTAG AGCAAGTGTTAAGTTAGTTGTTACTTATGGTACTGCTTCCATCAATGTCATTGCCTTGGGTTATGAGGCTGAGAAGCTGATAGGCTTCACTGCATACCAGCTTAGTCAAGCTGAACATGAG GGTGTTACCCTAAACCTCCGGGTTGCCGATGCGCTCGATGGAAGGGTCTTGTGCTGCTATGTTAGCCGTTCTCCTGAATCCGTTCAATTGGCCGGAGTCAGCTTTACTATTGTTACATCTTATTGGGTTGGAGATGCTATACCTGTAAATGATTAG